Proteins encoded by one window of Halosolutus amylolyticus:
- a CDS encoding NifU family protein — MSTETQDGDDLEDRVANFLRRNFPQIQMHGGSAAIQDLDRETGEVSIALGGACSGCGISPMTIQAIKSRMVKEIPEIEKVNATTGMDGGDAGGGMSPSFPGETVDDDGSADEGPEAPF, encoded by the coding sequence ATGAGCACCGAGACCCAGGACGGGGACGACCTCGAAGACCGCGTCGCGAACTTCCTGCGACGGAACTTCCCGCAGATCCAGATGCACGGCGGTAGCGCGGCGATCCAGGACCTCGACCGTGAAACTGGCGAGGTCTCGATCGCCCTCGGCGGCGCCTGCAGCGGCTGTGGGATCTCGCCGATGACGATCCAGGCGATCAAGAGCCGGATGGTCAAGGAGATTCCCGAGATCGAGAAAGTCAACGCCACGACCGGAATGGACGGCGGCGACGCGGGCGGCGGCATGAGCCCCTCCTTCCCCGGCGAAACGGTCGACGACGACGGCAGCGCCGACGAAGGCCCCGAAGCACCGTTCTAA